A single window of Deltaproteobacteria bacterium DNA harbors:
- the groL gene encoding chaperonin GroEL (60 kDa chaperone family; promotes refolding of misfolded polypeptides especially under stressful conditions; forms two stacked rings of heptamers to form a barrel-shaped 14mer; ends can be capped by GroES; misfolded proteins enter the barrel where they are refolded when GroES binds), which translates to MSAKEIRYDVKAREAILKGVNTLANAVKVTLGPKGRNVIIEKSFGSPVITKDGVTVAKEIELENKFENMGAQMVREVASKTSDVAGDGTTTATILAQAIYTEGSKLVAAGINPMALKRGIDKAVEVVVNELKKISKPTKDQKEIAQIGTISANNDATIGNIIAEAMDKVGKEGVITVEEAKSMETTLDVVEGMQFDRGYVSPYFVTDPEKMECVLEDPYILIHEKKISNMKDLLPLLEQIAKMGKPLLVVAEDTEGEALATLVVNKLRGTLNACAVKAPGFGDRRKAMLEDIAILTGGQVVSEDLGIKLENVKLNDLGRAKRVVVTKENTTIVDGAGAREKIEGRVKQIRAQIEETTSDYDREKLQERLAKLIGGVAVINVGAATETEMKEKKARVEDAMNATRAAVEEGIVPGGGTALIRTLKALEAIKVEDNDEQHGISIIRRAIEEPLRQIANNAGYEGSVIVERVKAESGNVGFNAATGTFEDLMAAGIIDPTKVTRTALQNAASVAGLLLTTEAMIAEIPKKEEKGPAMPPGGSDMY; encoded by the coding sequence ATGTCAGCAAAAGAGATCAGATACGATGTGAAGGCGAGGGAGGCGATCCTCAAGGGCGTCAACACCCTCGCCAATGCAGTCAAGGTCACCCTCGGCCCCAAAGGTCGCAACGTCATCATCGAAAAGTCTTTCGGCTCCCCTGTCATCACCAAGGATGGAGTGACGGTCGCCAAGGAGATCGAGCTCGAAAACAAGTTCGAGAACATGGGGGCCCAGATGGTCCGCGAGGTCGCATCCAAGACGAGTGATGTGGCCGGAGACGGTACTACCACCGCCACCATCCTTGCACAGGCTATCTACACCGAAGGCTCCAAGCTCGTCGCTGCCGGGATCAATCCCATGGCGCTCAAGCGCGGCATCGACAAGGCCGTCGAAGTCGTCGTTAACGAGCTCAAAAAGATCAGCAAGCCCACCAAGGACCAGAAAGAAATCGCCCAGATCGGAACCATCTCTGCCAACAACGACGCCACTATCGGCAACATAATCGCAGAGGCCATGGACAAGGTCGGCAAAGAGGGGGTCATCACTGTCGAGGAGGCAAAGTCCATGGAGACCACGCTCGACGTGGTCGAGGGCATGCAGTTCGATCGGGGCTATGTCTCTCCATATTTCGTCACCGACCCCGAAAAGATGGAATGCGTCTTAGAGGATCCCTACATCCTCATTCACGAAAAGAAGATCAGCAACATGAAGGATCTTCTCCCCCTCCTTGAGCAGATAGCAAAGATGGGCAAGCCCCTCCTTGTTGTCGCTGAGGACACTGAAGGCGAGGCCCTCGCCACCCTCGTGGTCAACAAGCTACGCGGAACGCTGAATGCATGCGCCGTCAAGGCCCCAGGATTCGGCGACCGCAGAAAGGCCATGCTCGAGGACATCGCCATCCTGACCGGCGGCCAGGTCGTTTCGGAAGACCTGGGCATCAAGCTCGAGAATGTGAAGCTGAATGACCTCGGACGCGCCAAGCGGGTCGTCGTCACGAAGGAGAACACCACGATCGTGGACGGCGCCGGGGCCCGCGAGAAGATCGAGGGGCGGGTCAAGCAGATCCGTGCCCAGATCGAAGAAACCACCTCGGACTATGACCGCGAGAAGCTCCAGGAGCGCCTTGCCAAACTCATCGGAGGAGTCGCTGTCATCAACGTGGGTGCCGCCACAGAGACCGAGATGAAGGAGAAAAAGGCCCGGGTGGAAGACGCCATGAATGCGACCCGTGCGGCTGTTGAGGAAGGAATCGTCCCCGGTGGCGGCACTGCATTAATCCGGACCCTCAAGGCCCTTGAGGCCATCAAGGTGGAGGACAACGATGAGCAGCACGGAATCAGCATCATCCGCCGGGCCATCGAAGAGCCTCTACGCCAGATCGCAAACAACGCCGGCTACGAGGGCTCTGTCATCGTGGAACGCGTGAAGGCCGAATCCGGCAATGTCGGCTTCAACGCTGCAACCGGCACATTCGAAGACCTCATGGCCGCTGGCATCATCGATCCCACCAAGGTGACCCGTACGGCCCTTCAGAACGCAGCGAGCGTCGCCGGACTCCTTCTCACCACCGAGGCCATGATCGCCGAGATCCCGAAGAAGGAAGAAAAAGGCCCTGCCATGCCCCCCGGCGGCAGCGACATGTATTAA
- the groES gene encoding co-chaperone GroES yields the protein MKIRPLHDRILVKRLEEKEVSKGGIIIPDTAKEKPIEGKVIATGNGKVLENGEVRPLDVKEGDRILFGKYSGTEIKIEGEEFLMMREDDVLGVIQD from the coding sequence ATGAAGATCCGTCCGCTCCATGACCGCATCCTCGTAAAGCGTCTCGAGGAAAAGGAAGTCAGCAAGGGAGGCATCATCATCCCTGACACGGCCAAGGAAAAGCCCATTGAGGGCAAGGTAATAGCCACTGGTAATGGCAAGGTCCTTGAAAACGGCGAGGTCCGTCCCCTTGATGTCAAGGAGGGAGACCGCATCCTCTTCGGGAAATACTCCGGAACCGAGATCAAGATCGAGGGCGAGGAGTTTCTCATGATGCGCGAAGACGACGTCCTCGGTGTCATTCAGGACTAA
- the lspA gene encoding signal peptidase II: MRPFLLIAAIAVLLDQGTKAWMTGLLRQGGIVITPFFQLILVHNTGAAFGILAGGETWKRASFFAIGILATAFLAFLYRSAATRSPFLLWGTALVSGGATGNLVDRIRLGAVVDFLDFHLGAYHWPAFNVADMAITVGGACLALHFLRHPKPP, encoded by the coding sequence ATGAGGCCGTTTCTTCTCATCGCAGCCATAGCAGTCCTTCTCGACCAGGGAACCAAGGCGTGGATGACGGGCCTCCTAAGGCAAGGGGGGATCGTCATCACCCCATTTTTCCAGCTGATCCTGGTTCACAACACAGGGGCCGCCTTCGGCATCCTTGCGGGCGGCGAGACGTGGAAACGCGCATCCTTTTTTGCCATCGGCATCCTTGCCACTGCGTTCCTCGCATTCCTTTACAGATCGGCAGCGACCCGCTCTCCATTTCTTCTCTGGGGAACGGCCCTTGTCTCTGGAGGGGCCACAGGAAACCTTGTCGATCGCATCCGCCTCGGAGCCGTGGTGGACTTCCTGGATTTCCATCTCGGAGCATATCACTGGCCTGCCTTTAACGTCGCAGATATGGCCATCACCGTAGGCGGGGCATGCCTTGCCTTGCATTTCCTGCGCCACCCAAAACCGCCCTGA
- a CDS encoding M48 family metalloprotease → MRRTALTLFVFFLLFFSILSHAALAVMSIEEERKLGKQLLGMVKEQVSIVKDPEITEYVSGLGRKVMEQVEGRYFDYQFFVIQDPGINAFAMPGGLVFVHSGLIAAIDSENDLVCVLAHEIGHIQGRHIVRRMDAMQKINLASAAVAVAGLFLGGGNSGSAVLATTGALNMSFALKYSRIDEEEADRRACQWICKAGYHPQGLISVMRKILQSRWIGSDTIPSYLSTHPASSERITYLEDILASSNCPGKNDTDSFRFQRVKVKTDVATGRPSVLVRTFRQRVAEHPGDLFSRYGLALALLKAQELDESRKIMEELIQERPNDPEFLVDLGRIHLSAGRYTDAVRTLEEASRRLPDDPACSYYLASGLLELGEARKALSLLQSIEPSWPDPGGISLLIGRAYSSLGDKGRTHYYLYRHYQEEGDKEAARFHKKMAKKLLGPEDKLLREIDETEDPEESADPSGEKTSFELP, encoded by the coding sequence ATGAGAAGGACCGCCCTCACCCTTTTTGTCTTTTTTCTCCTTTTTTTCTCTATCCTCTCCCATGCCGCACTTGCGGTCATGTCAATAGAAGAGGAGAGAAAGCTCGGCAAACAACTCCTCGGCATGGTCAAGGAACAGGTCAGCATCGTCAAGGATCCTGAGATCACGGAATACGTCTCTGGACTCGGGCGTAAGGTCATGGAGCAGGTGGAAGGGAGATATTTCGATTACCAGTTCTTCGTCATCCAGGACCCAGGAATCAACGCCTTTGCCATGCCCGGAGGCCTTGTCTTCGTTCACAGCGGACTGATCGCCGCCATAGACTCGGAAAACGACCTCGTCTGCGTCCTCGCCCATGAAATCGGACACATTCAAGGCCGCCATATCGTGCGACGAATGGATGCCATGCAGAAGATCAACTTGGCAAGCGCTGCTGTGGCGGTCGCTGGACTCTTTCTCGGAGGCGGAAACTCCGGATCCGCCGTGCTTGCGACAACCGGTGCGCTCAACATGTCTTTTGCCCTCAAATACAGCAGGATCGACGAGGAGGAAGCGGACAGGCGTGCCTGTCAGTGGATCTGCAAGGCCGGATACCACCCGCAGGGCCTCATATCCGTGATGCGCAAGATCCTGCAAAGCCGATGGATCGGATCGGACACAATCCCGAGTTATCTCTCCACACACCCTGCATCGAGTGAGCGGATCACCTATCTGGAAGACATCCTTGCGTCCTCGAACTGCCCGGGAAAAAACGACACGGACTCATTCCGATTCCAGAGGGTCAAGGTGAAGACGGACGTCGCCACCGGACGCCCATCCGTCCTGGTCCGGACATTCAGACAACGTGTCGCAGAACATCCGGGGGATCTCTTTTCCCGCTACGGGCTTGCCCTCGCACTCCTTAAGGCACAGGAACTGGACGAATCCCGAAAAATCATGGAGGAGCTCATTCAGGAAAGACCGAACGACCCTGAATTTCTCGTAGATCTGGGCAGGATCCACCTGAGCGCAGGCAGATATACCGATGCGGTACGCACACTGGAGGAGGCATCCCGCCGCCTGCCGGATGATCCCGCCTGCAGCTACTACCTCGCCTCCGGCCTCCTCGAACTCGGCGAGGCCCGAAAGGCCCTGTCCCTCCTCCAGTCCATCGAGCCGTCATGGCCGGATCCTGGCGGGATCTCCCTCCTGATCGGCCGGGCGTATTCCTCCCTTGGAGACAAGGGCCGCACCCATTATTACCTCTATCGGCATTACCAGGAGGAAGGGGACAAGGAGGCTGCGAGATTCCACAAAAAAATGGCCAAAAAACTCCTGGGACCGGAAGACAAACTCCTCAGGGAGATCGACGAGACCGAGGATCCTGAAGAATCCGCCGATCCATCGGGCGAGAAGACATCTTTCGAGCTTCCCTGA
- a CDS encoding HDOD domain-containing protein → MTNREKIYSEALHVWFPAVPRHVRTVLALCGNSASGAGSIADAILQDFAMTTHVLRLVGTSYFATRKQTAITSVKHAVVYIGLNQLVALLRQIPLLSPLSSQRHDPPLLGILGHSQCCASICRELSHCTRIEGDHLVLCAMLHRLGEALISIVKPNAARILSRIPATRVRERYRIARLLTGWKPFELGENVARMWNLPAPIQRCASLGPERLDDMPRQDRRTIGTAIAVNMAVSPSTRRLAARERERIAKFLEIDEKDVEKAFQQGLDDFERNNPLLFQAFERSGSVTQGTDPIPRRNGARPTLR, encoded by the coding sequence ATGACAAACAGGGAAAAAATCTATAGCGAGGCCTTACACGTCTGGTTTCCGGCGGTTCCCAGGCATGTGCGCACTGTCCTCGCCCTATGCGGCAATTCGGCATCTGGGGCGGGATCCATCGCAGACGCCATTCTCCAGGATTTCGCCATGACCACCCACGTCCTTCGGCTTGTCGGCACCTCATATTTCGCTACACGAAAACAGACCGCCATCACCTCCGTCAAGCATGCGGTCGTCTACATCGGCCTTAACCAGCTCGTGGCCCTGCTCCGCCAGATCCCCCTTCTTTCCCCGCTATCCAGCCAAAGACATGATCCTCCCCTTCTTGGCATTTTGGGACATTCCCAATGCTGCGCCTCCATATGCAGGGAGCTCTCCCATTGTACAAGAATCGAGGGGGACCATCTTGTCCTGTGCGCCATGCTCCATCGCCTGGGTGAGGCCCTCATCTCCATAGTGAAACCCAATGCGGCCCGAATCCTGTCACGGATTCCGGCGACCAGGGTTCGAGAGAGATACAGGATAGCGAGGCTACTTACGGGGTGGAAGCCTTTTGAGCTCGGCGAAAATGTGGCCAGGATGTGGAATCTCCCTGCTCCCATACAAAGATGCGCGTCCCTCGGACCTGAAAGACTCGATGACATGCCCCGGCAAGACCGGCGCACCATCGGAACGGCCATCGCCGTGAACATGGCCGTAAGCCCATCCACACGACGTCTCGCTGCCAGGGAGCGGGAAAGGATAGCCAAGTTCCTCGAAATCGATGAAAAGGACGTGGAAAAGGCCTTCCAGCAGGGGCTCGATGATTTCGAACGTAACAACCCATTGCTCTTCCAGGCCTTCGAAAGGTCAGGATCCGTTACTCAGGGTACAGATCCCATCCCTCGCAGGAATGGTGCACGACCTACCCTCCGGTAG